From Oscillatoria sp. FACHB-1407, the proteins below share one genomic window:
- the bcp gene encoding thioredoxin-dependent thiol peroxidase has product MALQPGDTAPDFSLPDGNGNTVQLSDFRGKWVVLYFYPRDNTPGCTKEACGFRDAYADYQAKDVVVLGVSTDDAKSHTKFTTKFDLPFPLLTDADGQMATTYESYGLKKFMGKEYMGISRNTFLIDPDGKIAKVYLKVKPEEHAAQILSDLAALAA; this is encoded by the coding sequence ATGGCACTTCAACCTGGCGATACTGCCCCCGATTTTAGCCTCCCTGACGGAAATGGCAATACCGTTCAATTATCTGATTTTCGTGGCAAGTGGGTTGTGCTGTACTTCTATCCCCGCGACAACACCCCCGGATGCACAAAAGAAGCCTGCGGGTTTCGAGATGCCTATGCCGATTATCAGGCTAAAGATGTGGTTGTGCTCGGTGTCAGCACAGACGATGCCAAATCGCACACCAAATTCACAACCAAATTTGACTTGCCTTTTCCGTTGTTGACCGATGCGGATGGTCAAATGGCGACAACCTATGAAAGCTATGGGTTGAAAAAATTCATGGGTAAGGAATATATGGGCATTAGCCGCAATACCTTTCTAATTGATCCAGATGGCAAGATTGCAAAGGTGTATTTGAAAGTGAAACCAGAGGAACATGCGGCTCAAATCCTATCGGATTTAGCAGCACTCGCCGCCTGA
- a CDS encoding MOSC domain-containing protein, translating into MRIAQLLVKPALGKPMRPVETLELRRGYGVVGDANAAVGSPRQILIVDAVTLNQFDLMPGQLRENVVLESTPQPLRSGQVLQLGSEAFIRLTIPCEPCAYLNQIRPGLAKQIQHHRGFLGIVIRSGNVTVGDVAALTPYQFPVIPETTRGKFDQFVARIPPGKVVSTTHLLLALGLTQSYYRTFPALLKKSPTDLPVHRVVAADGSLITKHMPDQYEALQNEGVKVVDNRVSPDHFWEAIAFHELGDF; encoded by the coding sequence ATGCGAATTGCTCAGCTCTTGGTCAAGCCCGCTTTGGGAAAGCCAATGCGCCCTGTTGAAACCTTAGAGTTAAGACGAGGCTATGGCGTTGTAGGTGATGCTAACGCAGCTGTGGGCAGTCCACGCCAGATCTTGATTGTCGATGCGGTTACCTTGAATCAATTTGACCTGATGCCAGGGCAACTACGCGAGAATGTTGTCTTAGAGAGCACACCCCAACCGTTGCGATCGGGGCAGGTTTTGCAATTGGGTTCAGAGGCATTCATACGGTTAACCATCCCTTGCGAACCCTGTGCTTATTTAAATCAAATTCGCCCTGGGTTAGCCAAACAGATCCAACATCATCGAGGTTTTTTAGGAATAGTCATTCGCAGTGGGAACGTCACAGTTGGAGATGTAGCAGCCCTCACTCCCTATCAGTTTCCGGTGATTCCTGAAACGACACGCGGCAAATTTGATCAGTTTGTTGCCCGCATTCCCCCTGGCAAAGTTGTTTCAACGACTCATTTATTGTTGGCGTTGGGGTTAACGCAAAGCTATTACCGAACGTTTCCAGCTTTATTAAAGAAGTCACCGACTGATTTACCAGTACATCGTGTAGTTGCCGCAGATGGAAGCTTAATCACAAAACATATGCCCGATCAATATGAAGCATTACAAAACGAAGGTGTAAAAGTGGTGGATAACCGAGTTAGCCCTGACCACTTTTGGGAAGCGATCGCGTTTCATGAACTGGGTGATTTTTGA